In one Pelagibaculum spongiae genomic region, the following are encoded:
- a CDS encoding CBS domain-containing protein, whose translation MAQAKDVMMHPAPTLQPQQSLSDAWHKFRQHHLSGLPVVDKQKHLVGFISEQDLIKQTLEEAYYSNVNVCIGDVMKAFPDSISPERDLMALASEMAETHRRFYPVVDEGRLVGLVVRRKVVDYLMELAAKPSPV comes from the coding sequence ATGGCACAAGCAAAAGATGTCATGATGCACCCTGCTCCAACACTGCAGCCACAACAAAGCTTGTCCGATGCATGGCACAAGTTCCGTCAACACCACCTCAGCGGCTTACCAGTAGTCGATAAGCAAAAACACTTGGTGGGGTTTATTTCTGAGCAGGATCTAATCAAACAAACGTTAGAGGAAGCCTATTACAGCAATGTAAACGTCTGCATTGGAGATGTAATGAAAGCCTTCCCAGATAGCATTTCCCCAGAAAGAGACTTAATGGCGCTTGCCAGCGAAATGGCTGAAACCCATCGTCGCTTTTATCCGGTAGTCGACGAAGGCCGATTGGTTGGCTTGGTGGTCAGACGCAAAGTGGTTGATTATTTGATGGAACTAGCGGCGAAGCCGAGCCCTGTTTGA